In Planctomycetota bacterium, a single window of DNA contains:
- a CDS encoding PfkB family carbohydrate kinase, translating to MWDRGTNGEVPGGMPRGVAGKIVDAAGLARARAAARAEGRRLVQCHGCFDIVHPGHIRHLRQARALGDLLLVTISPDPGVRKGDGRPLIPEELRAENLAALDCVDLVHVDRHATAADLLEAVRPDVYVKGKEYETNHDPRFAAERKVVERHGGKVVFTSGDVVFSSTALIAALERSADPYLQRLKALEGHPSLSGQALYELIAGFRGRRVVVVGEVIRDTYIFCDRPEVAGESAMMTLRPLEARHYDGGAAIIARHATALGARAVLVTALPDGPDGAGVRTRLEGEGIEVRSLKVDAPLGEKQRFLVGSQKVMKLDLVEPLVLDQTQHEHLRRMAREAAAESRAGDPLDLGLGREAGRCDAAIVADFGLGLFTPSTLGALTRALRPVSGVLSGDVSGKRSSLAGFSQMDLLCPSESEAREALRLHAEGLPLVVWRLLEETRSRGAIITMGSEGLIAFDRLPDAASAGDEWRTRLDSQHVPALVPIPLDPLGCGDALLTTATLALSSGGTMLQAAFLGAVAAGVEVQRLGNLPVTAHDLRHLIARVHASHLTYSGDPGAGRAPAMSRAG from the coding sequence ATGTGGGACCGAGGGACGAACGGAGAAGTGCCGGGCGGCATGCCGCGGGGCGTGGCGGGGAAGATCGTCGACGCGGCGGGGCTGGCCCGCGCGCGGGCGGCGGCGCGCGCGGAGGGGCGGCGACTCGTGCAGTGTCACGGGTGCTTCGACATCGTGCACCCCGGGCACATCCGGCACCTGCGTCAGGCGCGGGCCCTGGGCGACCTGCTGCTGGTAACGATCTCGCCCGATCCGGGCGTGCGCAAGGGCGACGGACGCCCGCTGATCCCCGAGGAACTGCGCGCCGAGAACCTCGCGGCGCTCGACTGCGTCGACCTCGTGCACGTCGACCGGCACGCGACGGCGGCGGACCTGCTCGAGGCCGTGCGCCCGGATGTGTACGTCAAGGGCAAGGAATACGAGACCAACCACGACCCGCGGTTTGCGGCGGAGCGGAAGGTCGTGGAGCGCCACGGCGGGAAGGTGGTGTTTACCTCCGGCGACGTGGTGTTCAGTTCGACCGCGCTGATCGCGGCGCTGGAACGCAGCGCGGACCCATACCTGCAGCGCCTCAAGGCCCTGGAAGGGCACCCGAGCCTGTCCGGGCAGGCGCTGTACGAACTCATCGCGGGGTTCCGGGGGCGGCGGGTGGTGGTCGTGGGCGAGGTGATCCGCGACACGTACATCTTCTGCGATCGCCCCGAGGTGGCGGGCGAGAGCGCGATGATGACCCTGCGCCCGCTGGAGGCACGCCACTACGACGGCGGGGCGGCGATCATCGCACGCCACGCGACGGCGCTGGGCGCGCGGGCGGTGCTGGTGACGGCGCTGCCGGACGGGCCCGACGGCGCGGGCGTCCGCACGCGCCTGGAGGGCGAGGGCATCGAGGTGCGATCGCTGAAGGTCGACGCGCCGCTGGGAGAGAAGCAGCGCTTTCTCGTGGGCTCGCAGAAGGTGATGAAGCTGGACCTGGTCGAGCCCCTGGTGCTGGACCAGACGCAGCACGAGCACCTGCGCCGGATGGCGCGGGAGGCGGCGGCGGAAAGCCGCGCGGGCGATCCGCTGGACTTGGGCCTGGGGCGCGAGGCCGGGCGGTGCGACGCGGCGATCGTGGCGGACTTCGGGCTCGGGCTCTTCACGCCGAGCACGCTGGGCGCGCTGACGCGGGCGCTGCGCCCGGTGTCGGGCGTGCTGTCGGGAGACGTGAGCGGGAAGCGCTCGTCGCTGGCGGGGTTCTCGCAGATGGACCTGCTGTGCCCCAGCGAGTCCGAGGCGCGCGAGGCGCTGCGCCTGCACGCCGAGGGCCTGCCGCTGGTCGTGTGGAGGCTGCTGGAAGAAACCCGCTCGCGCGGGGCGATCATCACGATGGGGTCCGAGGGGCTGATCGCGTTCGACCGCCTGCCCGACGCGGCGAGCGCGGGCGACGAGTGGCGAACCCGCCTGGACTCGCAGCACGTCCCGGCGCTGGTGCCCATCCCGCTCGACCCGCTCGGCTGCGGCGACGCGCTGCTGACGACCGCGACGCTCGCGCTGTCCTCCGGGGGCACCATGCTGCAGGCGGCGTTCCTGGGGGCGGTCGCGGCGGGGGTCGAGGTGCAGCGACTGGGGAATCTCCCGGTGACGGCGCACGATCTGCGGCATCTGATCGCTCGGGTGCACGCCTCGCATCTCACCTATTCGGGTGATCCGGGGGCGGGGCGGGCTCCGGCGATGAGCCGTGCGGGGTAA